The Hyperthermus butylicus DSM 5456 genome includes a region encoding these proteins:
- a CDS encoding ATP-binding protein codes for MEEAERIAAKLAAASPLGLQGGMVVARVSVQQGQAGITVDMPPEAWVRLAHEIPEILSTGYYYLVIDPKTFNLIVAQLVAVERQPLLEAQRAPTTFVPLEKPHSMVVLSNVSPLKLHLEPMLAVHLDEEARARLVKAGDPGEAAAVLEKLQPVAAVAPPDPGSPVVIPHPDVLAALLAHSEGVPVGALAVMDRVYVAGGRAIPVRLTWSVLVKHVLVTGTTGSGKTSLVKNIMYAALNMDGELVAAVLDAGGDYVSAGLPGYIPAGLVDADTARVLEVYGIDAKPGSPVFGRYVASLVAIPCTSSNGRCSPDRAAEHYAERLREAVATMYSRHGCSAEASRARLDGEDTVYAVDVKVTCEGETAKATLYIAPRLLVLRSVEEIAQIDPYMTERAREALPYIARNLKARTIEDLLKRLENPANAEKDLGVHRQTLAHLASRLRILKSMGVIRVGGGEAPSLSYGELVEAAGRRRVRAIVLDLAYAGEAVGGGAASPTAVRVLLGYQFLRTMLAYAERTAGHRALLVVDEAHLFFPRGGGEYERMLSAAVERLARLGRSRGIAIVFSTHRESDLSPLIATLANTKIYLRTDRKTAEELPLPREYRARLPYYADHAAVMASYAVRGGYIGVVGAPAAVGHRTT; via the coding sequence GTGGAGGAGGCGGAGAGGATAGCAGCCAAGCTCGCCGCAGCATCGCCTCTAGGCCTGCAGGGCGGCATGGTGGTTGCCCGTGTCTCTGTGCAGCAGGGCCAGGCGGGGATAACCGTTGATATGCCGCCGGAGGCGTGGGTTCGGCTAGCCCACGAGATTCCAGAGATACTCTCCACGGGCTACTACTACCTTGTAATCGACCCGAAAACATTCAACCTGATAGTAGCACAGCTCGTGGCGGTGGAGAGGCAGCCGCTGCTCGAAGCCCAGCGGGCGCCAACAACCTTTGTGCCGCTGGAGAAGCCGCACAGCATGGTCGTTCTCTCCAACGTGTCGCCGCTAAAGCTCCACCTCGAGCCCATGCTAGCCGTGCACCTAGACGAGGAGGCCAGGGCCCGGCTAGTAAAGGCCGGGGATCCCGGCGAGGCAGCCGCCGTGCTCGAGAAGCTACAGCCCGTAGCGGCCGTGGCGCCGCCGGACCCTGGCTCCCCCGTGGTTATCCCTCATCCCGACGTGTTGGCTGCGCTGCTCGCCCACAGCGAGGGCGTACCAGTTGGCGCTCTCGCTGTGATGGATCGGGTTTACGTGGCTGGCGGCAGGGCTATACCTGTTAGGCTGACGTGGAGTGTCTTGGTTAAGCACGTGCTGGTAACGGGGACCACGGGGAGTGGCAAGACGAGCCTCGTCAAGAACATTATGTATGCTGCCCTCAACATGGACGGGGAGTTGGTGGCGGCCGTGCTGGATGCCGGTGGCGACTACGTCTCGGCCGGGCTTCCCGGCTACATACCCGCTGGACTCGTGGATGCTGATACGGCTAGGGTGCTAGAAGTCTACGGCATCGATGCAAAGCCCGGTAGCCCCGTGTTCGGCCGCTATGTAGCCTCCCTCGTAGCCATACCTTGCACCAGCAGCAATGGACGCTGTAGCCCCGACAGGGCGGCCGAGCACTACGCTGAAAGACTACGCGAAGCCGTGGCCACGATGTATAGCCGTCATGGCTGCAGCGCTGAGGCCTCAAGGGCGAGGCTCGACGGGGAGGATACCGTGTATGCGGTAGACGTGAAGGTGACATGTGAGGGTGAGACGGCCAAGGCGACCCTCTACATCGCGCCGAGGCTCCTGGTGCTGCGGAGCGTCGAGGAGATAGCCCAGATAGACCCATACATGACCGAGCGTGCCCGCGAGGCCCTACCCTACATAGCTAGGAATCTGAAGGCGAGAACAATAGAGGATCTTTTGAAGCGCCTGGAGAACCCGGCTAATGCGGAGAAGGATCTCGGCGTGCACAGGCAGACGCTGGCCCACCTCGCTTCGAGGCTCCGTATACTAAAGTCCATGGGTGTCATCCGTGTCGGTGGTGGGGAGGCGCCGAGCCTATCCTACGGCGAGCTCGTCGAGGCAGCGGGGCGGCGCCGTGTGCGCGCCATAGTATTAGACTTGGCCTACGCTGGCGAAGCAGTTGGAGGCGGAGCCGCCAGCCCCACTGCTGTAAGGGTGCTGCTTGGCTACCAGTTCCTGAGGACGATGCTGGCATACGCGGAGAGGACCGCTGGGCACCGCGCCCTACTCGTGGTCGACGAGGCTCACCTGTTCTTCCCGAGGGGAGGCGGGGAGTACGAGCGAATGCTCTCCGCTGCAGTTGAGAGGCTTGCACGGCTCGGCAGAAGCAGGGGGATAGCGATAGTGTTCTCCACCCACCGAGAGTCAGACCTCTCCCCGCTCATAGCCACTCTTGCGAACACGAAGATCTACCTGCGCACCGACCGGAAGACCGCCGAGGAGCTACCATTGCCGCGGGAGTACCGGGCCAGGCTCCCCTACTACGCGGACCACGCCGCCGTCATGGCTAGCTACGCGGTGAGGGGAGGCTACATAGGCGTAGTAGGCGCACCAGCTGCTGTAGGCCATCGAACAACCTAG
- a CDS encoding DNA double-strand break repair nuclease NurA: MPPPGRVTIWDIAEAAGRLAASLAREPPRPLSRGPPGSQLGEAEASEEQRVGGILDSMAPIRSGDKLWPVMVHSLARVEPEHPGRVYAVDAGSRVLEAYTLRLGVYAGAVAYYDGAFTAGTYPDSTLYPYVPAEAPAASLAASLDDGWSLPGWLASEPLVDPAWLAEALPASLCGASCSLLSNLGYGSGYDPNKMLDENREYLENRLLGWIAERATNDTLVLVDGPLFMTPGLLKTLHTTARSLKGTFTISNAVKLLYTLSYLVNTADRVKIVGIARARGAEVVAIVKRVENSKLLVAALEKVVRDITYTPDVELVEAEASRALRGPYGVGRHRPCSCRATAGGCYQAPSTSYSP, translated from the coding sequence TTGCCCCCACCTGGCCGGGTAACCATATGGGATATCGCCGAGGCGGCTGGAAGGCTGGCTGCTAGCCTGGCTAGGGAGCCGCCTCGGCCCCTCTCGCGGGGGCCTCCAGGCTCGCAGCTAGGCGAGGCTGAGGCCTCGGAGGAGCAGCGCGTGGGCGGCATACTCGATTCCATGGCGCCTATCCGTAGCGGCGACAAGCTGTGGCCTGTGATGGTGCATAGTCTTGCCCGTGTTGAGCCGGAGCATCCGGGACGTGTATACGCTGTCGACGCTGGTAGCCGCGTGCTTGAAGCCTATACGCTCCGCCTAGGCGTTTATGCTGGCGCTGTAGCCTACTATGATGGGGCCTTCACCGCTGGCACCTACCCGGACTCGACGCTCTACCCATACGTCCCAGCAGAGGCGCCGGCGGCAAGCCTTGCAGCCAGCCTCGATGATGGCTGGAGCCTGCCAGGCTGGCTGGCATCGGAGCCGCTGGTGGATCCAGCCTGGCTGGCCGAGGCGCTTCCCGCGAGCCTCTGCGGAGCCTCCTGCAGCTTGCTCTCGAACCTGGGTTATGGGAGCGGCTACGACCCGAACAAAATGCTTGACGAGAACCGGGAGTATCTTGAGAACCGGCTCCTCGGCTGGATTGCTGAGCGCGCCACCAATGACACCCTGGTACTTGTGGACGGTCCTCTCTTTATGACGCCTGGGCTGCTGAAAACTCTGCATACCACGGCTAGGAGCTTGAAGGGCACATTCACTATTAGCAATGCTGTGAAGCTCCTCTACACGCTAAGCTACCTCGTAAACACCGCTGACCGCGTGAAAATAGTAGGTATCGCCAGGGCGAGGGGTGCGGAGGTTGTAGCTATTGTTAAGCGTGTTGAGAATAGTAAGCTGCTCGTAGCGGCGCTCGAGAAGGTTGTAAGAGATATAACCTATACGCCGGATGTAGAGCTTGTCGAGGCTGAGGCATCTCGTGCACTACGAGGCCCCTACGGCGTTGGCCGTCATAGGCCCTGTAGCTGTCGTGCTACAGCTGGAGGCTGTTACCAAGCTCCCTCGACGAGCTACTCTCCGTGA